From one Triticum urartu cultivar G1812 chromosome 3, Tu2.1, whole genome shotgun sequence genomic stretch:
- the LOC125543838 gene encoding magnesium-protoporphyrin IX monomethyl ester [oxidative] cyclase, chloroplastic, translating into MASAMELSLLNPAMHHHGIAAKTASHLPVLPARRGAVRFRVRAAAAAPPAPAAKPGSPKKRGKTEVNESLLTPRFYTTDFDEMEQLFNAEINKQLNQDEFDALLQEFKTDYNQTHFIRNPEFKEAADKMQGPLRQIFVEFLERSCTAEFSGFLLYKELGRRLKKTNPVVAEIFSLMSRDEARHAGFLNKGLSDFNLALDLGFLTKARKYTFFKPKFIFYATYLSEKIGYWRYITIFRHLKANPEYQVYPIFKYFENWCQDENRHGDFFSALLKAQPQFLNDWKAKLWSRFFCLSVYITMYLNDCQRSAFYEGIGLNTKEFDMHVIYETNRTTARIFPAVPDVENPEFKRKLDRMVDINLKIISIGESNDMPLVKNLKRVPLIAQLVSEIIAAYLMPPIESGSVDFAEFEPKLVY; encoded by the exons ATGGCGTCCGCCATGGAGCTCTCCCTCCTCAACCCCGCAATGCACCACCACGGCATCGCGGCCAAGACGGCCTCCCACCTCCCGGTTCTCCCCGCGCGCCGGGGCGCCGTCCGCTTCCGCGTGAGGGCCGCCGCCGCGGCGCCGCCCGCACCCGCCGCGAAGCCCGGCTCGCCCAAGAAGCGGGGCAAGACGGAGGTCAACGAGTCGCTGCTCACGCCGCGCTTCTACACCACGGACTTCGACGAGATGGAGCAGCTATTTAACGCCGAGATTAACAAGCAGCTCAACCAGGACGAGTTCGACGCGCTGCTGCAGGAGTTCAAGACGGACTACAACCAGACCCACTTCATCCGCAACCCCGAGTTCAAGGAAGCTGCCGACAAGATGCAGGGCCCGCTCCGCCAGATCTTCGTCGAGTTCCTCGAGCGCTCCTGCACCGCCGAGTTCTCCGGGTTCCTCCTCTACAAGGAGCTCGGCCGCAGGCTCAAG AAAACCAACCCGGTGGTGGCTGAGATCTTCTCGCTCATGTCCAGGGACGAGGCCCGGCACGCTGG GTTCTTGAACAAGGGGCTGTCCGACTTCAACCTGGCTCTGGACCTCGGCTTCTTGACCAAGGCTAGGAAGTACACCTTCTTCAAGCCAAAGTTCATCTTCTACGCCACATACCTGTCCGAGAAGATCGGCTACTGGAGGTACATCACCATCTTCAGGCACCTAAAGGCCAACCCGGAGTACCAGGTGTACCCCATCTTCAAGTACTTCGAGAACTGGTGTCAGGACGAGAACCGGCATGGCGATTTCTTCTCCGCGCTGCTCAAGGCGCAGCCGCAGTTCCTCAATGACTGGAAGGCCAAGCTCTGGTCACGCTTCTTCTGCCTCTCG GTGTATATAACCATGTACCTGAATGACTGCCAACGTAGTGCCTTCTACGAAGGAATTGGTCTCAACACCAAAGAATTCGACATGCATGTCATCTATGAG ACAAACCGCACGACGGCGAGGATCTTCCCTGCTGTGCCGGATGTTGAGAACCCTGAATTCAAGAGGAAGCTAGACAGGATGGTAGATATCAACCTGAAGATCATTTCTATAGGAGAGTCCAACGACATGCCCCTGGTGAAGAACCTGAAGAGGGTTCCTCTTATTGCCCAACTAGTGTCTGAGATCATCGCTGCGTACCTCATGCCCCCAATCGAGTCTGGCTCCGTTGATTTTGCCGAGTTTGAGCCCAAGCTTGTCTACTGA